The segment GATCCACTGGGAGTCCCTGCTGGTCTGAAAGGCACAGCGCTACCATTTCGTTACAACCAGCTAGCTGAACTGGAAGAAATCTTTGCTCGTCACCAATTAGCTGCGGTTGTGATGGAAACGACTCGCGGAGTTGAACCTGAAAACCAATTCCTGGAAAAAGTCCGTCAATTAGCTACAAAACACGGAACGAAGTTGATTTTTGATGAGATTTCGATCGGTTGGAGGCTTTGCTTGGGAGGAGCTCATCTGAAATATCAGGTAACACCCGATCTTGCGGTGTTTGCCAAGGCCTTGAGCAACGGCTATCCCATGGGCGCCGTGATTGGGCAAACCGCTGAGATGAAATTTTTTGAGAGGACCTTTATCTCCAGCGCCTATTGGTCCGAATCAATTGGGCCCACTGCCGCACTGGCTGCTGTGGGAAAGATGATGAGCTTGGATGTACCAGCACACCTGCAT is part of the SAR324 cluster bacterium genome and harbors:
- a CDS encoding aminotransferase class III-fold pyridoxal phosphate-dependent enzyme, with translation DPLGVPAGLKGTALPFRYNQLAELEEIFARHQLAAVVMETTRGVEPENQFLEKVRQLATKHGTKLIFDEISIGWRLCLGGAHLKYQVTPDLAVFAKALSNGYPMGAVIGQTAEMKFFERTFISSAYWSESIGPTAALAAVGKMMSLDVPAHLHRIGGCFMTRWLELGQSYQLPTFVKGRPELVQLGFEHEQANRIMTLFTRLMLLQGIMAGSGFNPTFAHQDRHLDHYFEKAETCFDQINQQLKSGQFYDQEVFETKHTGFARLVD